The Gimibacter soli genome includes a region encoding these proteins:
- a CDS encoding glycine zipper domain-containing protein, translating into MLRASAIAAGLIAASTNAAFADELPCIGSGCDAYVLDATPVYGPSPEKVRARQKVIGGALGGLAGGLIGDEVGGTGGAIAGVALGAVLGMQKPDKDRMERQARYYREQYLAGTDISYDPSRPIPAVAHWRGEPRQFPSVVLLPIPLGPDD; encoded by the coding sequence ATGCTTCGTGCGTCTGCCATCGCCGCTGGCCTCATCGCTGCCAGCACAAACGCCGCATTTGCGGACGAATTGCCGTGCATCGGCAGTGGCTGTGATGCCTATGTCCTTGATGCTACCCCCGTTTATGGCCCGAGCCCTGAAAAAGTGCGGGCACGCCAGAAAGTGATCGGCGGCGCGCTTGGCGGGCTCGCCGGTGGCCTGATTGGGGATGAAGTCGGTGGCACTGGCGGTGCGATTGCCGGCGTGGCCCTTGGAGCCGTGCTTGGCATGCAGAAGCCCGACAAGGACCGGATGGAGCGTCAGGCACGCTACTACCGCGAACAATATCTGGCAGGCACGGATATCAGCTACGACCCCTCGCGGCCGATACCCGCTGTTGCCCATTGGCGGGGCGAGCCGCGGCAATTTCCGTCCGTGGTCCTGCTGCCAATTCCGCTCGGCCCGGATGACTGA
- a CDS encoding glycine zipper 2TM domain-containing protein, producing MLKKSFVLMCLASVALPAISVEAGDKRDDRRQEQKAQRQEQRAQRQEQRAQRQEQRAPRQERAERTERRSPQPQAQPQQRPQPQQRQAQQRQQPQDRGGREPVARLSGQPEQYQQTVPMQMSSRDQKRGQVKKADAPRKTSSGKPSGYQYQYQKPVKQDYGTSNYQSRDDRGRDRDRDDRNKHSYRNDHKDRHDRNDRHDRNGRDKHKWDHKDKHNYKYKHSYRHDNHRYRYWYPGYSYHYRPILWTPGHLYYGYTWGGHYYYPRGHFRHHGYYYSPIVVVGHHHHHGCGHHYFDGYWYDRPVIGFSYNYYDGGNNYYRESDSGAGILGATLGALFGGILGAEIDGGHNRTAGAVIGAVTGAVVGHELATSGSGNNSSSGSDQRYYYRDEGQEVRNCISYSFENGEYVCTKWTVEYRYDD from the coding sequence ATGTTGAAGAAAAGTTTCGTCCTTATGTGCCTCGCCTCGGTTGCGCTGCCGGCCATTTCGGTGGAAGCAGGCGACAAGCGCGATGACCGGCGTCAGGAACAAAAAGCCCAGCGTCAGGAACAGCGCGCCCAGCGCCAGGAGCAACGGGCACAGCGTCAGGAACAGCGGGCGCCGCGTCAAGAACGTGCGGAACGCACCGAACGCCGGAGCCCGCAACCGCAGGCACAGCCCCAGCAACGCCCGCAGCCGCAACAGCGTCAGGCACAACAGCGCCAGCAGCCGCAAGATCGCGGTGGCCGTGAGCCCGTGGCGCGCCTTTCGGGCCAGCCGGAACAGTATCAGCAGACTGTACCGATGCAGATGTCATCGCGCGACCAGAAGCGCGGTCAGGTGAAAAAGGCGGATGCGCCGCGGAAAACGTCTTCGGGCAAGCCGAGCGGCTATCAGTACCAGTATCAGAAGCCGGTGAAGCAGGACTATGGTACGTCGAATTACCAGTCCCGTGATGATCGCGGCCGCGACCGTGATCGCGATGATCGCAACAAGCACAGTTACAGGAATGACCACAAGGATCGCCACGACCGGAATGACCGTCATGACCGGAACGGCCGTGACAAACACAAGTGGGATCACAAGGACAAGCATAACTACAAGTACAAGCACAGCTACCGGCACGATAACCACCGGTATCGCTACTGGTATCCGGGCTATAGCTATCACTATCGTCCGATCCTGTGGACGCCTGGGCACCTGTACTATGGCTACACTTGGGGCGGTCACTATTATTATCCGCGCGGCCACTTCCGCCATCACGGATACTATTACAGCCCGATCGTTGTTGTGGGGCACCACCACCACCATGGGTGCGGCCACCATTATTTCGACGGCTACTGGTATGACCGTCCGGTGATTGGCTTCAGCTACAACTACTATGATGGCGGCAACAATTATTACCGCGAAAGTGATAGCGGCGCCGGCATTCTGGGTGCCACGCTGGGTGCGCTCTTTGGCGGTATCCTTGGGGCCGAGATCGATGGTGGCCACAACCGTACGGCGGGCGCCGTGATTGGCGCTGTGACGGGCGCTGTGGTCGGCCACGAGCTGGCGACAAGCGGCAGCGGCAACAACAGCAGCAGTGGCAGCGACCAGCGCTACTATTACCGCGACGAAGGCCAGGAAGTGCGGAACTGCATATCCTACAGCTTCGAGAACGGCGAATATGTCTGCACCAAATGGACGGTCGAATATCGGTACGACGACTGA
- a CDS encoding glycine zipper domain-containing protein, which yields MKKTISRSLAAALLVPAVIGLGACATAPDSKTYSSSAAGQVQHAERGTVESVRQVQISGPKKGYGGLAGAGIGGATGAAIGGHGEGAVAGAIAGALIGGLIGNDVEKKSGNRTGYEYIVKTENGGLVTLVQADDVPLQPGAPVVILYGREARLVLDQSKIVYDDRRSN from the coding sequence ATGAAAAAGACTATCTCCCGTTCCCTCGCCGCCGCCCTGCTGGTGCCTGCTGTTATCGGCCTTGGCGCCTGCGCGACAGCGCCTGATTCCAAAACCTACAGCTCAAGTGCGGCTGGCCAGGTGCAGCATGCAGAGCGCGGCACTGTGGAAAGCGTGCGCCAGGTGCAGATTTCTGGCCCGAAAAAGGGCTACGGCGGCCTCGCCGGTGCCGGTATCGGCGGCGCCACGGGTGCCGCAATCGGTGGCCACGGTGAAGGCGCGGTGGCGGGTGCCATCGCTGGCGCCCTGATCGGCGGCCTCATTGGTAACGACGTGGAAAAGAAATCGGGCAACCGCACCGGTTACGAATATATCGTCAAAACCGAAAACGGCGGCCTTGTGACGCTGGTGCAGGCCGATGACGTGCCGCTGCAGCCCGGCGCGCCGGTGGTGATCCTGTATGGCCGTGAAGCCCGGCTGGTGCTGGATCAATCCAAGATCGTCTATGACGACCGTCGCAGCAACTAG
- a CDS encoding sensor histidine kinase: MGITIGSIASLVAPASPEDFCGTLYDRFTADDTLQSIAVVDGRRPVGLVRRMDLMLKLADKFGRPLFERRPVRFVMDESPMVIEAGMSLDEINARLVRDGASLTQGFIVTQGGLYHGIGTAQTVLQANMQRAEERMRQLERAHLAAESANRAKTQFLANMSHELRTPLNSIIGFSDLIIESSDRGKPLDAMTDYVGDIRIAGRHLLNVINSILDMSKIEAGAFELREDHEDPAELAYQAVRMMDGTSRRAEVKIEIEAPDHCEDLWADLQVARQVLINLLSNAVKFSPAGATVHLILSEHADGCFSFEVRDHGSGISPADLERVLKPFEQVDGAIARRHEGTGLGLPLVQAFMEAHGGTLALESEIGVGTRAIVTFPADRYHPRTKLFNAI, translated from the coding sequence ATGGGTATCACAATCGGGTCGATTGCCAGTCTGGTGGCACCGGCGAGCCCCGAGGACTTTTGCGGCACGCTCTACGACCGCTTCACGGCAGATGATACCCTGCAATCCATCGCCGTTGTCGATGGCCGCCGCCCGGTGGGCCTTGTGCGCCGGATGGACCTGATGCTGAAGCTCGCCGACAAGTTCGGTCGCCCGCTTTTCGAACGTCGCCCCGTTCGTTTTGTCATGGATGAAAGCCCGATGGTTATCGAAGCGGGCATGTCGCTTGACGAGATCAATGCCCGGCTGGTGCGCGACGGCGCATCGCTGACCCAGGGCTTCATCGTCACACAGGGCGGGCTCTATCACGGGATCGGTACGGCCCAGACGGTCCTGCAGGCGAACATGCAGCGCGCCGAGGAGCGGATGCGGCAACTGGAGCGCGCCCATCTGGCCGCGGAATCCGCCAACCGCGCCAAGACCCAGTTTCTGGCCAATATGAGCCACGAGCTTCGCACCCCCCTGAATTCCATTATCGGCTTTTCGGACCTGATCATTGAAAGCTCGGATCGCGGCAAGCCTCTGGATGCGATGACCGATTATGTCGGCGATATCCGCATTGCCGGGCGGCACCTGCTGAATGTCATCAACAGCATCCTTGATATGTCGAAGATCGAGGCCGGCGCGTTTGAACTGCGCGAGGACCATGAAGACCCGGCGGAGCTTGCCTATCAGGCGGTTCGCATGATGGACGGGACAAGCCGCCGCGCCGAAGTGAAGATCGAAATCGAAGCCCCCGACCACTGCGAGGACCTTTGGGCCGATCTGCAGGTGGCCCGGCAGGTGCTGATCAATCTTCTGTCGAATGCCGTCAAATTCTCGCCCGCTGGCGCAACCGTCCACCTGATCCTGTCGGAACATGCCGATGGCTGCTTCTCCTTCGAGGTGCGCGACCACGGCTCAGGCATTTCACCGGCAGACCTCGAGCGCGTACTGAAGCCGTTCGAGCAGGTGGACGGTGCGATTGCCCGGCGCCACGAGGGCACGGGGCTTGGCCTGCCGCTGGTGCAGGCCTTCATGGAAGCGCACGGCGGCACGCTTGCCCTTGAAAGCGAAATCGGCGTCGGGACACGCGCCATCGTCACCTTCCCGGCGGATCGCTATCACCCGCGCACCAAGCTTTTCAACGCCATCTGA
- a CDS encoding zinc-dependent metalloprotease — MPVPRSLRSLLLHRTIGLALAACIGMPAAFADDPKPEKPPVDDPNPPKPAEPPKDEPPKPDEPKDEKPDEAKKDEKKAPPKKDENSDDKAEKKPKEPTNTIEARVKGQQKMEGLFPLYRDTKTGALRMEIAASQLNRDFIYVSQVSDGVVEGGHFRGQYRQKKVFRLIRRFDKIEIVESNPYFYYDEKSPLARSAGANVSPAVIDVMRIEAASGTGAERRFLVRADALFVDESFDPVKPPPLPGGANGGFSLGKLDKERSRVSLIRNYPENTAVVVDYVFVNPVPQNAGAGFEITDPRIVTVRVAHTLLAKPDDKFEPRLDDPRVGYFVDYQNDLTSTDITPWRDMISRWRLIKKDPEAPLSDPVKSIVWWIENTTPLELRPIIEKAALGWNKAFEAAGFTNVIVVKTQPDDADWDADDIRYNVIRWVASPQPPFSGYGPRFTNPLTGEILGADVILEYSTLAQLLQMRDVFEGDTAAAVWADPLPMTVETAKSDPRQMQAQCDVGTMLHQNLNYAMALSAVFDRPEDERKRLLEQTVAYLVTHEIGHTLGLTHNMMASQSLPYADAFKQAGGVKLGSVMDYPAINFAPPGKPQGDYFPTEPGAYDIWAIRFGYDPTVSDTAKRTALLARSTEKALAFANDADDMREPGKGIDPRINLNDLTDDAMRYAADRLALDRKALGEIAGRMVKPGESYQALRNAYLILTADMATQGRVISRYIGGVYVDKAVAGQKGAARPYTPVPMARQREAMKLLRDNIFAPEAFKVDASLLQQLGIERRGFFNFFGTDDPKPIARVANIQAGILYHLLHPVTLLRLTDSGLYGNEYPVVRMMTDLSEAIFDDDSRGSVNAYRQELQTLYVQFLMIVMEGGSHDYVSRAAALSNLRAIRNDMSRWRGDLATQTHRDHLAFLIDRILETDRS, encoded by the coding sequence ATGCCGGTGCCGCGCTCCCTCCGTTCTCTTCTCCTTCACCGGACCATCGGGCTGGCGCTCGCTGCCTGCATCGGCATGCCTGCTGCCTTTGCCGACGACCCGAAGCCGGAAAAGCCGCCGGTTGACGACCCCAATCCGCCCAAGCCCGCCGAGCCGCCGAAGGACGAACCACCGAAACCGGACGAGCCCAAGGACGAAAAGCCCGACGAGGCGAAGAAGGACGAGAAGAAGGCACCGCCCAAGAAAGACGAAAATTCGGACGACAAGGCCGAGAAAAAGCCGAAAGAACCGACCAATACCATCGAGGCCCGCGTCAAGGGCCAGCAGAAGATGGAAGGCCTGTTCCCGCTGTACCGTGACACCAAGACCGGTGCCCTCAGGATGGAGATTGCGGCAAGCCAGCTGAACCGTGATTTCATCTATGTGTCTCAGGTGTCGGACGGCGTGGTGGAAGGTGGCCATTTCCGCGGCCAGTACCGCCAGAAGAAGGTATTCCGCCTGATCCGCCGCTTCGACAAGATCGAGATCGTCGAGAGCAACCCCTATTTCTACTACGATGAAAAGAGCCCGCTGGCGCGGTCTGCCGGCGCCAACGTCAGCCCCGCCGTGATCGATGTGATGCGGATCGAGGCCGCAAGCGGCACCGGTGCCGAGCGGCGCTTCCTCGTGCGCGCTGACGCGCTGTTCGTTGACGAAAGCTTCGACCCCGTGAAACCGCCCCCCCTGCCCGGTGGCGCCAACGGCGGCTTCAGCCTCGGCAAGCTCGACAAGGAACGCTCCCGCGTATCACTGATCCGGAACTATCCGGAAAACACCGCGGTTGTTGTCGACTATGTATTCGTCAATCCAGTGCCGCAAAATGCGGGTGCGGGTTTTGAGATCACCGATCCACGTATTGTGACCGTTCGGGTGGCGCATACGCTGCTGGCGAAACCTGACGACAAGTTCGAGCCACGCCTTGATGACCCGCGCGTCGGCTATTTCGTCGATTATCAGAACGACCTGACCAGCACCGATATCACGCCCTGGCGCGACATGATCTCGCGCTGGCGGCTCATCAAGAAAGACCCGGAAGCCCCGCTTTCCGATCCGGTGAAGTCCATCGTCTGGTGGATCGAAAATACGACGCCCCTGGAGCTGCGCCCCATCATCGAAAAGGCGGCCCTTGGCTGGAACAAGGCGTTCGAAGCTGCAGGCTTCACGAATGTGATCGTGGTGAAAACCCAGCCCGATGATGCCGACTGGGACGCCGATGATATCCGCTACAATGTCATCCGCTGGGTAGCGAGCCCGCAGCCGCCTTTCTCGGGCTATGGTCCACGCTTCACCAACCCGCTGACGGGCGAAATCCTTGGCGCCGATGTGATCCTTGAATACAGCACGCTCGCTCAGCTTTTACAGATGCGCGATGTGTTTGAAGGCGACACGGCCGCTGCCGTCTGGGCGGATCCGCTGCCGATGACGGTGGAAACGGCAAAGTCAGACCCGCGCCAGATGCAGGCACAGTGCGACGTCGGCACCATGCTGCACCAGAATCTTAACTATGCGATGGCGCTTTCAGCCGTTTTTGACCGCCCGGAAGACGAGCGCAAACGGCTGCTGGAACAAACGGTTGCCTATCTCGTCACCCACGAGATTGGCCATACGCTCGGCCTCACCCACAATATGATGGCGAGCCAGTCGCTGCCCTATGCCGATGCCTTCAAACAGGCGGGCGGCGTCAAGCTCGGCTCTGTGATGGATTATCCTGCCATCAATTTCGCGCCGCCCGGCAAGCCGCAGGGTGACTATTTCCCGACAGAGCCCGGCGCCTACGATATCTGGGCTATCCGCTTCGGCTACGATCCGACAGTCAGCGATACCGCCAAACGCACTGCGCTCCTCGCGCGCTCGACCGAAAAGGCGCTGGCCTTTGCGAACGATGCCGATGACATGCGTGAACCCGGCAAGGGGATCGACCCGCGCATCAATCTGAATGACCTGACGGACGATGCGATGCGCTACGCTGCTGACCGGCTGGCGCTCGACCGCAAAGCCCTTGGCGAAATCGCCGGGCGCATGGTGAAACCGGGCGAGAGCTATCAGGCGCTCAGGAATGCCTATCTGATCCTGACAGCCGACATGGCGACACAAGGCAGGGTCATTTCGCGCTACATCGGCGGGGTGTATGTGGACAAGGCTGTCGCCGGCCAGAAGGGCGCCGCGCGACCCTATACGCCGGTGCCGATGGCCCGCCAGCGCGAAGCCATGAAGCTGCTGCGTGACAATATCTTTGCCCCCGAAGCCTTCAAGGTGGATGCGAGCCTCCTGCAGCAACTGGGGATCGAGCGGCGCGGCTTCTTCAATTTCTTCGGGACGGACGACCCCAAACCCATCGCCCGCGTTGCCAATATCCAGGCTGGTATTCTCTATCACCTGCTGCATCCGGTGACACTGCTGCGCCTGACGGACAGCGGGCTTTACGGAAACGAGTATCCGGTTGTGCGGATGATGACCGATCTGTCGGAAGCGATTTTCGACGATGACAGCCGCGGCAGCGTGAACGCCTACCGGCAGGAATTGCAGACACTCTATGTGCAGTTTCTGATGATCGTCATGGAAGGCGGGTCACATGACTATGTCTCAAGGGCGGCGGCGCTTTCAAACCTGCGCGCCATCCGCAACGACATGAGCCGTTGGCGGGGTGACCTTGCCACGCAGACACACCGCGACCATCTGGCCTTCCTCATCGACAGGATACTGGAGACAGACCGGTCCTGA
- a CDS encoding DUF6702 family protein has product MNKLTERLFARFKGALVLGLALLIAALPAAAHNVYASFTDVFWNDDDKSVELVIEAHAHEIEAYLSVELGKRLSFLDDKDIPELEKAVGPMILDDLELSLDGTPVKLKYLGMKLESQTLMLFLEADWPTRPKNVTIMNKMLIGNLPGQTNSVLVRVGADRKGGDIREGSSSLSFDF; this is encoded by the coding sequence ATGAACAAACTGACTGAGCGGCTTTTTGCCCGCTTCAAAGGCGCGCTGGTCTTGGGCCTTGCGCTCCTTATCGCTGCCCTGCCGGCGGCAGCGCACAATGTCTATGCCAGCTTCACGGATGTATTCTGGAACGATGATGACAAGTCGGTCGAGCTTGTCATCGAGGCCCATGCCCACGAAATCGAAGCCTATCTTTCTGTCGAGCTCGGCAAACGACTGAGCTTCCTTGACGACAAGGATATTCCCGAGCTTGAAAAAGCTGTCGGCCCGATGATCCTTGATGACCTTGAACTGTCGCTCGACGGCACACCGGTGAAGCTCAAATATCTCGGCATGAAGCTCGAAAGCCAGACACTGATGCTGTTTCTTGAGGCCGATTGGCCGACGCGCCCCAAAAACGTCACCATCATGAATAAGATGTTGATCGGCAATCTGCCGGGCCAGACGAACAGCGTCCTTGTCCGTGTCGGGGCCGACCGCAAGGGCGGCGATATCCGTGAAGGCTCGTCCTCCCTCAGCTTTGACTTTTAA
- a CDS encoding GGDEF domain-containing protein, whose amino-acid sequence MMPQRAALEQTDVPGRLIDIDALPWPVLISDADGLAVVANAAMTAVIGMDAAGLPILEAFAPLHAETSDPTIPNEIVATLIAAPGMPYSDKLHLTDGRLLERASHPIAGDRRIWTIFDRTIDMLAQQDGAMHASLMEDETARVTELADQLYLAKQELETQQTELTRLATTDPMTGLLNRRSFADCGRWTLEDAQAGGNLVAIMVDIDHFKAINDTFGHAAGDIAICYCARRITELLPDGAISGRMGGEEFAVLLPGHSAADALPLAEKIRLAMRAPKKGADIETPYFTVSIGVAEFGQYDQSLDFLIGRADRALYKAKESGRNRVELDNEQTD is encoded by the coding sequence ATGATGCCGCAGCGAGCCGCGCTGGAGCAGACCGACGTGCCCGGACGCCTGATCGACATCGATGCGCTGCCTTGGCCTGTCCTCATCTCGGATGCGGACGGCCTCGCCGTTGTTGCCAATGCGGCCATGACTGCCGTGATCGGCATGGACGCGGCTGGACTTCCCATCCTTGAGGCTTTCGCCCCCCTTCATGCTGAAACCAGTGATCCCACAATCCCGAACGAGATTGTCGCAACCCTGATTGCCGCCCCCGGCATGCCCTATTCCGACAAGCTTCACCTGACGGACGGGCGCCTCCTCGAACGCGCCAGCCATCCGATTGCCGGTGACCGCCGCATCTGGACGATCTTTGACCGCACGATCGACATGCTGGCCCAGCAGGACGGCGCGATGCACGCCTCGCTGATGGAAGATGAAACCGCGCGGGTGACCGAACTCGCCGACCAGCTTTACCTCGCCAAGCAGGAGCTGGAAACACAGCAGACCGAACTCACCCGCCTGGCGACCACCGACCCGATGACGGGGCTCCTCAATCGCCGCAGCTTTGCCGATTGCGGGCGCTGGACGCTGGAAGACGCGCAGGCCGGCGGCAACCTTGTCGCCATCATGGTTGATATCGATCATTTCAAGGCAATCAACGATACCTTCGGCCATGCAGCCGGCGACATCGCCATCTGCTACTGCGCGCGGCGCATCACCGAATTGCTGCCTGATGGCGCAATTTCCGGCCGTATGGGGGGCGAGGAGTTTGCGGTGCTGCTGCCCGGCCATTCCGCCGCCGATGCGCTGCCGCTTGCCGAAAAGATCCGCCTTGCCATGCGGGCGCCCAAAAAAGGTGCCGATATCGAAACACCCTATTTCACGGTCAGTATCGGCGTCGCCGAATTTGGCCAGTATGACCAGTCGCTGGATTTCCTGATCGGTCGCGCCGACCGCGCCCTATACAAGGCCAAGGAATCCGGCCGCAACCGGGTTGAACTTGATAATGAACAAACTGACTGA
- a CDS encoding M1 family metallopeptidase, with protein MIRVLCVAVLAAVSIEAAAEPIQQTKGTFVDKFRQLEESLPTPNVYRTASGAPGHAYWQQQVDYRIKVTLDEKNRRITGSQNVSYKNNSPDTLTYLWVQLDQNRFSKHSDAYETMALAKEDAQKMSFAAMREIAMTEDNDFGFKLTKVADASGNALSYAMSDTMMRIDLKTPLKPGASTSFAIDWWYNIPEGKAMGARGGYEHYEKDGNDIFFIAQWYPRLAAYTDLTGWEHKQFYGTGEFTLEFGDFDVEITAPADHVIGSTGELQNPADVLSATQRDRLKKAATADRPVMIVTAEEALANQAEKTDATKTWHFKAKDVRDFAFASSRKFVWDAWGVKLPASGRTVMAQSLYPEEAMPLWDKYSTQAIAHTLDTYSRYSFEYPYPNAWSVNGPIGGGMEYPMITSNGPRPEQHDDGSRTYSKRVKYGLISVIIHEIGHIYFPMVVNTDERNWAWMDEGINSFLQSMAEREWEANYPSRYGEPRMAIPYMTGVDQTPIMTQSDSIIGYGPNAYTKPAVALNILRETVMGRELFDFAMKEYARRWKFKRPYPADFFRTMEDASAKDLDWFFRGWFYTTDHVDIAIDGVTHARIHTQDPEIENATDREEDAKLKGYIGEVRERATGKPMRTERFPELLDFYNKNDDFIVTKKQRDKYQSALKDLKDWEKELLKYGRELYFIDFRNIGGLVMPLVLDVEYEDGSHEEVRIAAEIWRQNAHEVTKLLVRPKKIKSVTLDPHHEIADADTRNNAWPAKAKESRVELFKSEQSRDLMKEVADGEKAEADKK; from the coding sequence GTGATCAGAGTGTTGTGCGTGGCCGTATTGGCCGCAGTGAGCATCGAGGCCGCGGCCGAACCGATCCAGCAGACGAAGGGCACCTTCGTCGACAAGTTCCGCCAACTGGAAGAAAGCCTGCCGACACCGAACGTGTATCGTACCGCGTCGGGTGCGCCGGGCCACGCCTACTGGCAGCAGCAGGTTGATTACCGGATCAAGGTGACGCTTGATGAGAAGAACCGCCGCATCACCGGCAGCCAGAACGTCAGCTACAAGAACAACAGCCCTGACACGCTGACCTATCTCTGGGTCCAGCTCGACCAGAACCGTTTCTCGAAGCATTCGGACGCGTACGAGACCATGGCGCTTGCCAAGGAAGATGCGCAGAAGATGAGCTTCGCCGCGATGCGCGAAATCGCGATGACCGAAGACAATGACTTCGGCTTCAAGCTGACCAAGGTTGCCGATGCATCGGGCAATGCGCTTTCCTACGCCATGTCCGACACCATGATGCGGATCGACCTGAAGACGCCGCTGAAGCCCGGTGCTTCCACCAGCTTCGCCATCGACTGGTGGTACAATATCCCCGAAGGCAAGGCCATGGGTGCCCGCGGCGGCTACGAGCATTATGAAAAGGATGGCAACGACATCTTCTTCATCGCCCAATGGTATCCGCGCCTCGCCGCCTATACCGACCTGACGGGCTGGGAACACAAGCAGTTTTACGGCACCGGCGAATTCACCCTCGAGTTCGGCGATTTCGATGTGGAGATCACAGCACCCGCCGATCATGTCATCGGCTCCACGGGTGAACTGCAGAACCCTGCCGACGTGCTGAGCGCCACCCAGCGCGACCGCCTGAAAAAGGCCGCGACCGCCGACCGTCCGGTCATGATCGTGACCGCAGAGGAAGCCCTTGCCAATCAGGCCGAAAAAACGGACGCAACCAAGACCTGGCACTTCAAGGCCAAGGATGTGCGCGATTTCGCCTTCGCATCATCCCGCAAGTTTGTGTGGGACGCATGGGGCGTGAAACTGCCGGCGTCCGGTCGCACCGTGATGGCGCAGTCGCTGTACCCCGAAGAAGCCATGCCGCTTTGGGATAAATATTCGACGCAGGCGATCGCCCATACACTGGATACCTACAGCCGCTACAGTTTCGAATATCCCTACCCCAATGCCTGGTCGGTGAACGGCCCCATCGGTGGTGGCATGGAATATCCGATGATCACGTCGAACGGTCCGCGTCCCGAGCAGCATGACGACGGCAGCCGCACCTATTCGAAACGGGTGAAATACGGCCTCATTTCCGTGATCATCCACGAAATCGGCCATATCTATTTCCCGATGGTCGTCAATACCGACGAACGCAACTGGGCCTGGATGGACGAAGGCATCAACAGCTTCCTCCAGTCAATGGCGGAGCGCGAGTGGGAAGCCAATTACCCGAGCCGTTACGGCGAACCGCGGATGGCCATCCCCTACATGACCGGCGTCGACCAGACCCCGATCATGACCCAGTCGGACAGCATCATCGGTTATGGCCCCAACGCCTATACCAAGCCGGCCGTCGCGCTGAACATCCTGCGCGAGACCGTGATGGGCCGCGAGCTATTCGACTTCGCCATGAAGGAATATGCCCGCCGCTGGAAATTCAAGCGCCCCTACCCGGCCGATTTCTTCCGCACCATGGAAGACGCGTCCGCAAAGGATCTGGACTGGTTCTTCCGCGGCTGGTTCTACACCACCGATCACGTTGATATCGCCATCGACGGCGTGACCCATGCCCGCATCCATACGCAGGACCCCGAAATCGAGAATGCGACGGACCGCGAGGAAGACGCCAAGCTGAAGGGCTATATCGGCGAGGTGCGCGAGCGTGCGACCGGCAAGCCGATGCGCACCGAACGCTTCCCCGAGCTTCTGGACTTCTACAACAAGAACGACGATTTCATCGTCACCAAGAAGCAGCGTGACAAGTATCAAAGTGCGCTCAAGGACCTGAAAGACTGGGAAAAAGAGCTGCTGAAATACGGGCGCGAGCTTTATTTCATCGACTTCCGCAACATCGGCGGGCTTGTGATGCCGCTTGTGCTTGATGTCGAGTATGAGGACGGCTCGCACGAGGAAGTCCGCATCGCTGCTGAAATCTGGCGCCAGAACGCCCATGAAGTGACGAAGCTTCTGGTCCGCCCCAAGAAGATCAAATCGGTGACGCTTGACCCACATCACGAAATCGCCGACGCGGACACCCGCAACAACGCATGGCCCGCCAAAGCGAAGGAAAGCCGTGTGGAACTGTTCAAGAGCGAACAGTCCCGCGATCTGATGAAAGAAGTGGCGGACGGCGAAAAAGCTGAAGCCGACAAGAAATAG
- a CDS encoding EF-hand domain-containing protein, which translates to MFGNKSTIGVFTVAALFATSGAIAGGQMGQTRAQSGMLPYLEVADANKDNSITEAEFSRYLQSRFKELDTNSDGSVAKVELKEEVKGADGADQTAATFLALNDLNRDNKLTYDEYVKDPMSEFALADSNGDRKVSMEEAKPNKR; encoded by the coding sequence ATGTTTGGAAATAAAAGCACGATCGGCGTTTTCACCGTTGCGGCCCTGTTTGCAACATCGGGTGCCATTGCAGGCGGCCAGATGGGCCAAACGAGGGCTCAAAGCGGCATGCTGCCGTATCTCGAGGTCGCTGACGCCAACAAGGACAATTCCATCACCGAAGCGGAATTCAGCCGCTATCTGCAATCGCGGTTCAAGGAGCTTGATACCAACAGCGACGGCAGTGTGGCTAAGGTTGAGCTGAAAGAGGAAGTGAAGGGCGCTGATGGTGCTGACCAGACGGCTGCCACCTTCCTCGCGCTGAATGATCTCAACCGCGACAACAAATTGACCTATGACGAATATGTCAAGGACCCCATGTCCGAATTCGCGCTCGCCGACAGTAACGGCGACCGCAAGGTCTCGATGGAGGAGGCTAAGCCGAACAAGCGCTAA